One region of Carya illinoinensis cultivar Pawnee chromosome 8, C.illinoinensisPawnee_v1, whole genome shotgun sequence genomic DNA includes:
- the LOC122319386 gene encoding uncharacterized protein LOC122319386, translating to MIKTLNPYSNTAKTAEIMSRYRPIAPKPETPTDARSESPSISQKIRQSPYLRNLWPHLQARPTRTRKRGRAAISPVPFLKRPRSHVLGFSSPCHLTSPTKNLTLQGFAPGFPQLSVPNLAAVNSGLEQPATTPSLVTLPLLACPTSIPVVANQSVAPELDLMKPYGEEKVIDLNAAAEIPEEKDLLQQLQGPRSSSSTNVIAPQAIRPVGSSIFVGCISEDPSLTPAAQVLHTKKPEEVEEEVESETLPAVISDSNNKVRMANSAYKEMVGQPECSWLDSMVASDGRSGGNCSKRIGGEVMLRLSDSGVPVSSNGSCWVTIEWGAEGKKRSVDAFCDVIRLSCGSKDYLFTWRFHTHSKEASRSSCNV from the coding sequence ATGATCAAGACCCTGAATCCCTACTCCAACACAGCGAAAACTGCTGAGATTATGTCTAGGTACAGGCCCATAGCTCCAAAGCCTGAGACTCCCACGGATGCTAGAAGCGAGAGTCCGTCCATATCTCAAAAGATCAGGCAATCTCCGTACCTGAGGAACCTCTGGCCACATTTGCAGGCAAGGCCTACCAGAACCAGAAAGCGGGGTAGGGCTGCGATATCACCAGTACCCTTCCTCAAAAGACCCAGGTCCCATGTCCTTGGGTTTTCTTCTCCGTGTCATTTGACCTCCCCCACCAAGAACCTAACCTTGCAGGGTTTCGCTCCTGGGTTCCCTCAACTTTCTGTTCCGAACCTAGCGGCGGTTAACAGCGGCCTGGAACAGCCAGCGACAACTCCCAGTTTAGTGACGCTTCCTCTTCTTGCTTGCCCTACATCCATCCCCGTCGTTGCCAACCAATCTGTGGCACCCGAGCTGGACCTGATGAAGCCTTATGGAGAAGAAAAGGTTATAGACTTGAATGCTGCGGCTGAAATTCCGGAGGAAAAGGATCTCTTACAGCAACTGCAAGGACCACGATCCAGCAGCAGCACTAATGTCATTGCACCCCAGGCAATTCGTCCGGTTGGCTCCAGCATATTCGTTGGCTGCATCAGCGAAGACCCAAGTTTGACCCCAGCGGCTCAAGTACTTCATACGAAGAAGCCAGAAGAGGTCGAAGAAGAGGTCGAGTCGGAGACGTTACCGGCTGTCATCTCAGACTCGAACAACAAAGTAAGGATGGCGAATTCGGCATATAAGGAGATGGTGGGCCAGCCAGAATGTTCCTGGCTTGACTCGATGGTGGCCAGCGATGGGCGATCGGGAGGCAACTGTAGCAAGAGGATAGGTGGGGAGGTGATGCTTCGTCTTTCTGATTCGGGGGTACCGGTTTCGTCGAATGGGTCGTGTTGGGTGACGATAGAGTGGGGAGCTGAGGGGAAGAAAAGATCAGTCGATGCTTTCTGTGATGTGATTAGACTGTCCTGCGGGTCTAAGGATTACCTTTTCACATGGAGGTTCCACACCCATTCCAAAGAGGCTTCTCGGTCCAGTTGTAACGTGTGA
- the LOC122318843 gene encoding heptahelical transmembrane protein 4-like isoform X3 produces MSALLLLATGVFKDGDRACSKERKGKRLWMKVKYQLIEYHALPGFLRDNEFILGHYRSEWPLKHVLLSIFSIHNETLNVWTHLIGFFLFLFLTIYTAMQAPSVMDLSSLKRLPDMVKQADLHKIHSELLNCLPSLPNMPDFLKLKDELRTSLPSMDFLSSLSSWHFVQLLTNCLRERFSQHGVKEDVMNTIAPLMVRPITRWPFFAFLGGAMFCLLASSTCHLLSCHSRRLSYIMLRLDYAGIAALIATSFYPPVYYSFMCNPLFCTLYLSFITILGIATIIFSLFPAFQTPKFRSFRASLFFGMGMSGVAPIVHKLIMYRNEPEALQTTGYEILMGALYGLGALIYATRIPERWKPGRFDIAGHSHQLFHVLVVAGAYTHYQAGLVYLRWRDVRGC; encoded by the exons ATGTCTGCTCTATTGTTATTAGCAACGGGCGTGTTCAAA GATGGGGATAGAGCCTGCTCAAAGGAAAGGAAGGGAAAGAGACTGTGGATGAAAGTCAAATATCAACTTATTGAGTACCACGCATTGCCAGGATTTTTAAGGGATAACGAGTTTATTCTGGGTCATTACCGATCTGAATGGCCATTGAAGCATGTGCTCCTCAGCATCTTCTCCATTCACAATGAAACTCTTAATGTCTGGAC GCATTTGATTGGattcttccttttcctctttctgaCCATATACACGGCAATGCAAGCTCCTAGTGTCATGGATCTCAGTTCCCTCAAACGTTTGCCTGACATGGTCAAACAAGCTGATTTACACAAGATTCATTCAGAACTGTTGAATTGCCTTCCTTCACTACCTAACATGCCAGATTTTCTTAAGTTAAAGGATGAATTAAGGACATCATTGCCATCTATGGATTTCCTCTCCTCACTCTCAAGCTGGCATTTTGTGCAACTCCTCACCAACTGCTTGCGTGAGCGGTTCTCCCAG CATGGTGTGAAAGAGGATGTGATGAACACGATTGCACCCCTAATGGTCCGGCCAATCACAAGATGGCCCTTTTTTGCCTTCTTAGGTGGGGCCATGTTCTGCTTACTAGCCAGCAGTACATGCCACCTCCTCTCTTGCCACTCAAGGCGCCTTTCTTACATAATGCTCAGACTTGACTACGCAGGCATTGCAGCTCTCATTGCAACTTCCTTTTACCCTCCTGTCTATTACTCCTTTATGTGCAACCCCTTATTCTGCACCCTCTACTTGAGCTTCATAACTATTTTAGGGATTGCCACCATTATTTTCTCTCTGTTTCCAGCTTTCCAAACACCCAAGTTCCGGAGCTTCCGAGCTTCCCTCTTCTTCGGAATGGGCATGTCAGGTGTGGCACCTATAGTTCACAAGCTAATAATGTACAGGAATGAGCCAGAGGCCCTCCAAACCACCGGCTATGAAATATTAATGGGGGCTTTATATGGATTAGGAGCATTGATTTATGCGACAAGGATACCAGAACGGTGGAAGCCTGGCAGGTTTGATATTGCTGGACACAGCCACCAGCTTTTTCATGTCTTGGTTGTGGCAGGGGCATATACACACTATCAGGCTGGTCTAGTCTACCTCAGATGGCGGGACGTGAGAGGTTGTTAG
- the LOC122318843 gene encoding heptahelical transmembrane protein 4-like isoform X1: MTLISCDQLTEMTSDEWVASSDTFDNIFECKDGDRACSKERKGKRLWMKVKYQLIEYHALPGFLRDNEFILGHYRSEWPLKHVLLSIFSIHNETLNVWTHLIGFFLFLFLTIYTAMQAPSVMDLSSLKRLPDMVKQADLHKIHSELLNCLPSLPNMPDFLKLKDELRTSLPSMDFLSSLSSWHFVQLLTNCLRERFSQHGVKEDVMNTIAPLMVRPITRWPFFAFLGGAMFCLLASSTCHLLSCHSRRLSYIMLRLDYAGIAALIATSFYPPVYYSFMCNPLFCTLYLSFITILGIATIIFSLFPAFQTPKFRSFRASLFFGMGMSGVAPIVHKLIMYRNEPEALQTTGYEILMGALYGLGALIYATRIPERWKPGRFDIAGHSHQLFHVLVVAGAYTHYQAGLVYLRWRDVRGC, from the exons ATGACTTTGATTAGTTGTGACCAGCTTACAG AGATGACAAGTGATGAATGGGTAGCCTCGTCTGACACATTTGACAATATATTTGAATGCAAGGATGGGGATAGAGCCTGCTCAAAGGAAAGGAAGGGAAAGAGACTGTGGATGAAAGTCAAATATCAACTTATTGAGTACCACGCATTGCCAGGATTTTTAAGGGATAACGAGTTTATTCTGGGTCATTACCGATCTGAATGGCCATTGAAGCATGTGCTCCTCAGCATCTTCTCCATTCACAATGAAACTCTTAATGTCTGGAC GCATTTGATTGGattcttccttttcctctttctgaCCATATACACGGCAATGCAAGCTCCTAGTGTCATGGATCTCAGTTCCCTCAAACGTTTGCCTGACATGGTCAAACAAGCTGATTTACACAAGATTCATTCAGAACTGTTGAATTGCCTTCCTTCACTACCTAACATGCCAGATTTTCTTAAGTTAAAGGATGAATTAAGGACATCATTGCCATCTATGGATTTCCTCTCCTCACTCTCAAGCTGGCATTTTGTGCAACTCCTCACCAACTGCTTGCGTGAGCGGTTCTCCCAG CATGGTGTGAAAGAGGATGTGATGAACACGATTGCACCCCTAATGGTCCGGCCAATCACAAGATGGCCCTTTTTTGCCTTCTTAGGTGGGGCCATGTTCTGCTTACTAGCCAGCAGTACATGCCACCTCCTCTCTTGCCACTCAAGGCGCCTTTCTTACATAATGCTCAGACTTGACTACGCAGGCATTGCAGCTCTCATTGCAACTTCCTTTTACCCTCCTGTCTATTACTCCTTTATGTGCAACCCCTTATTCTGCACCCTCTACTTGAGCTTCATAACTATTTTAGGGATTGCCACCATTATTTTCTCTCTGTTTCCAGCTTTCCAAACACCCAAGTTCCGGAGCTTCCGAGCTTCCCTCTTCTTCGGAATGGGCATGTCAGGTGTGGCACCTATAGTTCACAAGCTAATAATGTACAGGAATGAGCCAGAGGCCCTCCAAACCACCGGCTATGAAATATTAATGGGGGCTTTATATGGATTAGGAGCATTGATTTATGCGACAAGGATACCAGAACGGTGGAAGCCTGGCAGGTTTGATATTGCTGGACACAGCCACCAGCTTTTTCATGTCTTGGTTGTGGCAGGGGCATATACACACTATCAGGCTGGTCTAGTCTACCTCAGATGGCGGGACGTGAGAGGTTGTTAG
- the LOC122318843 gene encoding heptahelical transmembrane protein 4-like isoform X2: MTSDEWVASSDTFDNIFECKDGDRACSKERKGKRLWMKVKYQLIEYHALPGFLRDNEFILGHYRSEWPLKHVLLSIFSIHNETLNVWTHLIGFFLFLFLTIYTAMQAPSVMDLSSLKRLPDMVKQADLHKIHSELLNCLPSLPNMPDFLKLKDELRTSLPSMDFLSSLSSWHFVQLLTNCLRERFSQHGVKEDVMNTIAPLMVRPITRWPFFAFLGGAMFCLLASSTCHLLSCHSRRLSYIMLRLDYAGIAALIATSFYPPVYYSFMCNPLFCTLYLSFITILGIATIIFSLFPAFQTPKFRSFRASLFFGMGMSGVAPIVHKLIMYRNEPEALQTTGYEILMGALYGLGALIYATRIPERWKPGRFDIAGHSHQLFHVLVVAGAYTHYQAGLVYLRWRDVRGC, translated from the exons ATGACAAGTGATGAATGGGTAGCCTCGTCTGACACATTTGACAATATATTTGAATGCAAGGATGGGGATAGAGCCTGCTCAAAGGAAAGGAAGGGAAAGAGACTGTGGATGAAAGTCAAATATCAACTTATTGAGTACCACGCATTGCCAGGATTTTTAAGGGATAACGAGTTTATTCTGGGTCATTACCGATCTGAATGGCCATTGAAGCATGTGCTCCTCAGCATCTTCTCCATTCACAATGAAACTCTTAATGTCTGGAC GCATTTGATTGGattcttccttttcctctttctgaCCATATACACGGCAATGCAAGCTCCTAGTGTCATGGATCTCAGTTCCCTCAAACGTTTGCCTGACATGGTCAAACAAGCTGATTTACACAAGATTCATTCAGAACTGTTGAATTGCCTTCCTTCACTACCTAACATGCCAGATTTTCTTAAGTTAAAGGATGAATTAAGGACATCATTGCCATCTATGGATTTCCTCTCCTCACTCTCAAGCTGGCATTTTGTGCAACTCCTCACCAACTGCTTGCGTGAGCGGTTCTCCCAG CATGGTGTGAAAGAGGATGTGATGAACACGATTGCACCCCTAATGGTCCGGCCAATCACAAGATGGCCCTTTTTTGCCTTCTTAGGTGGGGCCATGTTCTGCTTACTAGCCAGCAGTACATGCCACCTCCTCTCTTGCCACTCAAGGCGCCTTTCTTACATAATGCTCAGACTTGACTACGCAGGCATTGCAGCTCTCATTGCAACTTCCTTTTACCCTCCTGTCTATTACTCCTTTATGTGCAACCCCTTATTCTGCACCCTCTACTTGAGCTTCATAACTATTTTAGGGATTGCCACCATTATTTTCTCTCTGTTTCCAGCTTTCCAAACACCCAAGTTCCGGAGCTTCCGAGCTTCCCTCTTCTTCGGAATGGGCATGTCAGGTGTGGCACCTATAGTTCACAAGCTAATAATGTACAGGAATGAGCCAGAGGCCCTCCAAACCACCGGCTATGAAATATTAATGGGGGCTTTATATGGATTAGGAGCATTGATTTATGCGACAAGGATACCAGAACGGTGGAAGCCTGGCAGGTTTGATATTGCTGGACACAGCCACCAGCTTTTTCATGTCTTGGTTGTGGCAGGGGCATATACACACTATCAGGCTGGTCTAGTCTACCTCAGATGGCGGGACGTGAGAGGTTGTTAG
- the LOC122318843 gene encoding heptahelical transmembrane protein ADIPOR3-like isoform X4: MKVKYQLIEYHALPGFLRDNEFILGHYRSEWPLKHVLLSIFSIHNETLNVWTHLIGFFLFLFLTIYTAMQAPSVMDLSSLKRLPDMVKQADLHKIHSELLNCLPSLPNMPDFLKLKDELRTSLPSMDFLSSLSSWHFVQLLTNCLRERFSQHGVKEDVMNTIAPLMVRPITRWPFFAFLGGAMFCLLASSTCHLLSCHSRRLSYIMLRLDYAGIAALIATSFYPPVYYSFMCNPLFCTLYLSFITILGIATIIFSLFPAFQTPKFRSFRASLFFGMGMSGVAPIVHKLIMYRNEPEALQTTGYEILMGALYGLGALIYATRIPERWKPGRFDIAGHSHQLFHVLVVAGAYTHYQAGLVYLRWRDVRGC, translated from the exons ATGAAAGTCAAATATCAACTTATTGAGTACCACGCATTGCCAGGATTTTTAAGGGATAACGAGTTTATTCTGGGTCATTACCGATCTGAATGGCCATTGAAGCATGTGCTCCTCAGCATCTTCTCCATTCACAATGAAACTCTTAATGTCTGGAC GCATTTGATTGGattcttccttttcctctttctgaCCATATACACGGCAATGCAAGCTCCTAGTGTCATGGATCTCAGTTCCCTCAAACGTTTGCCTGACATGGTCAAACAAGCTGATTTACACAAGATTCATTCAGAACTGTTGAATTGCCTTCCTTCACTACCTAACATGCCAGATTTTCTTAAGTTAAAGGATGAATTAAGGACATCATTGCCATCTATGGATTTCCTCTCCTCACTCTCAAGCTGGCATTTTGTGCAACTCCTCACCAACTGCTTGCGTGAGCGGTTCTCCCAG CATGGTGTGAAAGAGGATGTGATGAACACGATTGCACCCCTAATGGTCCGGCCAATCACAAGATGGCCCTTTTTTGCCTTCTTAGGTGGGGCCATGTTCTGCTTACTAGCCAGCAGTACATGCCACCTCCTCTCTTGCCACTCAAGGCGCCTTTCTTACATAATGCTCAGACTTGACTACGCAGGCATTGCAGCTCTCATTGCAACTTCCTTTTACCCTCCTGTCTATTACTCCTTTATGTGCAACCCCTTATTCTGCACCCTCTACTTGAGCTTCATAACTATTTTAGGGATTGCCACCATTATTTTCTCTCTGTTTCCAGCTTTCCAAACACCCAAGTTCCGGAGCTTCCGAGCTTCCCTCTTCTTCGGAATGGGCATGTCAGGTGTGGCACCTATAGTTCACAAGCTAATAATGTACAGGAATGAGCCAGAGGCCCTCCAAACCACCGGCTATGAAATATTAATGGGGGCTTTATATGGATTAGGAGCATTGATTTATGCGACAAGGATACCAGAACGGTGGAAGCCTGGCAGGTTTGATATTGCTGGACACAGCCACCAGCTTTTTCATGTCTTGGTTGTGGCAGGGGCATATACACACTATCAGGCTGGTCTAGTCTACCTCAGATGGCGGGACGTGAGAGGTTGTTAG